Part of the Gadus macrocephalus chromosome 22, ASM3116895v1 genome, TTCGCAAGACCCACCGCTCAACTACCGTCACACCCCAGTGCGtccccctcatctctctccttttcccctGCCCAGGCAGCGTCCCACCTGGGGTGAGCCCCGAGGCCTTCCAGTGGTTCCAGACCGTGGACACGGACCGCAGCGGCTCCATCACTCTGAAGGAGCTCAAACAGGCGCTGGTCAACTCCAACTGGTCCGCCTTCAGCGACGAGACCTGCCTGATGATGATCAGTAAGTCAAGGACTGTTAACAATTGTTTTtctgcgcagggggctggtagagggaattcggggggggggggggggggggcccatcagtacctcctGTATACAGGGCCCggaatttggtgctacggccccGCCACTTAACCCCATTGTTAACATTAAGATTAGCGGTCAATTACCTAGTCTAAGAAAGAGGTAACACATAATGGTAAAGGCACATCAAAAGTTAACTAGGGCCAAAATAGGTTCTGCATTTACATTGTCTGGCTAAAGATTAAAGCAACCTCACGTACATTTCTGAACACCATTAATAGGGCCTTGGTATTTCTGTACTATGACTCGGTCATTGgaataatgatcaattagtTTCTTCTTGCCTAATGACTAAAGCAAGATAAATATTCATTGCCTAATCGTGTCATCACTATTGAGGACGGGGATGTTAACGATGGGAGTCGGCCGTTCAGCCCCCTTCGTACTGAAGGGGTGACGTCGGCTGCTTTTTCTTCCCTCCcgcattttaaatgtatttctttCCCAGGCAGAATGATCAATTATGCTTGTTTATCTAAGCAAGCTCAAAGAAGAGCTCCCCCTCAAGGACAACCGTGATGAAAGTTGAGGAGAACAAAGGCAGGGGTGATGCAAGGACTATGAATGATGAATGCAATAAAGGCATTCTGCTATTTTCCATGTGGTCAACTCACAGCCTTAGGAACTGGATAGGGGGGGAGAGAACGAAACAGAGTAGATGGATGAGGGATACGAGCGAGTGTTGCTAACCGTAACCCTCCCCCCAATTACCTGAAGAGAGGAGCAGTTTTGGCCCCCAACTGGTGCTGAATTGTGATTATAATTTTATATGGGAGGCCACATCAGAGCTAAATTTCCTGTCAAAGTTGTTGAAGGTCAATAAAGTTTTGAAACACCAGGGTGTCTATGGAGCCATTCAGGCGCTGAACCCAATGTCACAATCCCTGCGTTTCACTCTGGTAACCAGTGAAGGAGGCTATTCAGTTACTGCAATCCATTACCGCAATGAGTAGTGTGTGACTtgactcactgtgtgtgtgtgtgtgtgtgtgtgtgtgtgtgtgtgtgtgtgtgtgtgtgtgtgtgtgtgtgtgtgtgtgtgtgttgtcttcaGACATGTTTGACAGGACACGGACGGGGCGCATTGACGTGTTTGGCTTCTCTTCTCTGTGGGGCTTCATGCAGCAGTGGAGGGCTCTCTTCCAGCAGTACGACCGAGACCGCTCTGGGACAATCAATGGCACCGAACTGCACCAAGGTGTTTGTCTGTCTTAATGTTTCTATATACATTTTCATCATTATCTTACTCTATTTACTTATAATCTGCCTGGACACTGATATGACAGGCAAATGTTGATAGGGTAAATGGGGTAGAAAGCTAGAAATGGGGTCATGGCATAAAGGTGGGCAACCACTGCCCATGTTACCTTAATATCCGCCTCTATTTGTATCCTCATCTGtatatgtctttctgtctgtctgtgtcgctctctctctcactcttttttttCCCTATCTGTCCCTCACTCCCTTtcccctctccgtctgtcttcATGGCGTCCCCCTCCAGCCCTCGGCCAGATGGGCTACAACCTGAGTCCCCAGTTCACAGAGACCCTGGTGGGTCGCTACGCTGTGAGGGGCGGCCGGCCGGGCGTCCAGCTGGACCGCTTCATCCAGGTGTGCACACAGCTGCAGAGCATGACCCAGGCCTTCAGGGAGAGGGACCAAGCAATGACCGGCAATGTCCGCCTCAGCTACGAGGACTTCCTCTCCGGGACCGTCCAAAGGCTCATGTGAAAACCCCCCTCCTGGGGATCCACATGCAGTAGGCTCGGTTACCTTTTGCTGTAGTATTGCCTCTATGCCGGTCCACATTACCATGGCTGTGTTGCCTGGGTAATGTGGAGTTGAAGTGAGTATTGATTGATTTCACATTTGAGAAGACCAAAGCCCTTTCAGCATACGTTTTCATTACGCAAAGTGACTTTATGAAAACTATGGAAAGAGATTGCGTTTTTTTATCTAAATGAAAATGGCTGGCTGGATCAGAGTTTCactttgtgtaagtgtgtgcaagCTCATATTTTAAAGAAACAATTGCTCAGGTTTCGCAATTGTTGAGGAAGAGGGCCTTTAGTTATTGATGAAACTGCGTTAGAACTTTCCTTCTTATTAATTCCCTTATTTAGTTTGATTATTAATGACAGAGCACTTCTGAAGGGCACATCTTGTAACCAAGAGCCCCTCTGATGTTGCTGATGATAAGGCGTTAGATGTTAAAGCTATTACTATAAATTGATCTATAGATCTGAATTATTCACATTTCCTTCAGGGCTCAAGCAGTGCAATATAGCTCGACTCATCCAAGAAGGGAGGACTTGAATGaagaatattatatatatattctcggATAGACCTTCTTGCAGTGATACACATCATGAAATGGAGTGTATTTGTGATTGGGGATTTTTGCCAGTTCAAACAGAATATTAGCTCAAGCTAAAACAAAGAATATTTTTGCCTTGACCTTGTTGAATAGTATGATAGTAGAATATGAACGTGGCGAAAAAGATTCACCGTGTATGATTGATTATAATGGCGTTTTCTTTTTACACATCTGAAATTGTACCAAATcagatgattttttttatactatACTGATGCCAATCCTTCAACAGAATAACAGTGACACTTTTGGTACACCAGGGATGACAGCAATAAGACCCAACAGTCATCTCCTTCTGTGACATATCTGTGAGGTTTCCATAGTACCTTGATAATACTTTTAGGAGGGTTGTGATTCACTTGAACCTATGTAAATGTGGCGGTCACTCCATCTTGCTGCTGAA contains:
- the pef1 gene encoding peflin translates to MSFHYGQGYPGGTHPPPGSHGSHYGAASAGPAASPYGGAGGAPYAGYGAPAQGVPYGQGPRGPSAPYAGGHPQGGHPQAGHPHAGHPHAGHPQAGHPQGGPYGGYGAQPQGGSYGPQGPAGSVPPGVSPEAFQWFQTVDTDRSGSITLKELKQALVNSNWSAFSDETCLMMINMFDRTRTGRIDVFGFSSLWGFMQQWRALFQQYDRDRSGTINGTELHQALGQMGYNLSPQFTETLVGRYAVRGGRPGVQLDRFIQVCTQLQSMTQAFRERDQAMTGNVRLSYEDFLSGTVQRLM